From the genome of Mugil cephalus isolate CIBA_MC_2020 chromosome 2, CIBA_Mcephalus_1.1, whole genome shotgun sequence, one region includes:
- the caly gene encoding calcyon neuron-specific vesicular protein isoform X1, which produces MVKLGSNLSDKLEKQPSADDGFDNIPLITPLEVKQLHQPFAEKVIVKTSTQYQLQQKKRSKLYIPNIKKLNINFYSDVSDKAKITGLILITLAFLTSLLLLLMYKAMWYDQLTCPEGFILKQKHCTPAALEMYYTEQQQQEPEPGVHGSTGLYAALTHLNQLKRTGPELPSPWLPVIGALKEAEVAKQGSEEGEE; this is translated from the exons ATGGTGAAGCTGGGCAGCAATTTGTCCGATAAGCTGGAGAAGCAGCCTTCTGCGGACGATGGCTTTGATAACATCCCCCTCATCACACCCCTGGAGGTCAAACAGCTCCACCAGCCATTTGCAGAGAAG GTCATTGTGAAGACATCAACACAGtaccagctgcagcagaagaaaaggaGCAAGCTGTACATCCCCAACATTAAGAAGCTGAATATCAACTTCTACAGCGATGTCTCAGACAAAGCCAAG ATTACAGGTCTGATCCTCATCACTTTGGCCTTCTTGACCAGTTTGCTCCTCCTGCTCATGTACAAAGCTATGTGGTACGACCAGCTTACCTGCCCAGAGGGTTTCATCCTCAAG CAGAAGCACTGCACCCCTGCAGCTCTGGAGATGTAttacacagagcagcagcagcaggagccgGAGCCGGGAGTCCACGGCAGCACCGGGCTGTACGCCGCCCTCACCCACCTCAACCAGCTCAAGAGGACTGGGCCTGAGCTGCCATCGCCATGGTTACCAGTCATCGGCGCTCTGAAAGAGGCTGAGGTGGCCAAACAAGGCAgcgaggagggagaggagtga
- the caly gene encoding calcyon neuron-specific vesicular protein isoform X2, with protein sequence MVKLGSNLSDKLEKQPSADDGFDNIPLITPLEVKQLHQPFAEKVIVKTSTQYQLQQKKRSKLYIPNIKKLNINFYSDVSDKAKITGLILITLAFLTSLLLLLMYKAMWYDQLTCPEGFILKKHCTPAALEMYYTEQQQQEPEPGVHGSTGLYAALTHLNQLKRTGPELPSPWLPVIGALKEAEVAKQGSEEGEE encoded by the exons ATGGTGAAGCTGGGCAGCAATTTGTCCGATAAGCTGGAGAAGCAGCCTTCTGCGGACGATGGCTTTGATAACATCCCCCTCATCACACCCCTGGAGGTCAAACAGCTCCACCAGCCATTTGCAGAGAAG GTCATTGTGAAGACATCAACACAGtaccagctgcagcagaagaaaaggaGCAAGCTGTACATCCCCAACATTAAGAAGCTGAATATCAACTTCTACAGCGATGTCTCAGACAAAGCCAAG ATTACAGGTCTGATCCTCATCACTTTGGCCTTCTTGACCAGTTTGCTCCTCCTGCTCATGTACAAAGCTATGTGGTACGACCAGCTTACCTGCCCAGAGGGTTTCATCCTCAAG AAGCACTGCACCCCTGCAGCTCTGGAGATGTAttacacagagcagcagcagcaggagccgGAGCCGGGAGTCCACGGCAGCACCGGGCTGTACGCCGCCCTCACCCACCTCAACCAGCTCAAGAGGACTGGGCCTGAGCTGCCATCGCCATGGTTACCAGTCATCGGCGCTCTGAAAGAGGCTGAGGTGGCCAAACAAGGCAgcgaggagggagaggagtga